A stretch of DNA from Papio anubis isolate 15944 chromosome 4, Panubis1.0, whole genome shotgun sequence:
TCTATCTTTAAGGTTATTCCACCAACAGGTAATGTTTTCTCATAAATAATTTTACTCAAAAGTagtaaaactgtctttaattAAGAAGAGATTCCCCCTCAATTCTTTAACACTACTCACAACTCAGTGACATCTTCCAGTACCATATCTGAAATTCGGtgttaagaaaacaaatagagaatTTACTCCAGCTTCTGCCTTtgttcagcttttcttttcttttcttttgagacaaagtctcgctgtgttaTCCCAGCTTaagtgcagtggtacactcacacctcactgcagcctccaccttttgGGCTTaaaggatccttctgcctcggtcCCAGAGAttagctgggcccacaggtgtacgtcaccatgcccagctaatttttgtaatgtttgtggagacagggtttcatcatgttgcccaggctggtctcaaactcctgggctcaagcgatccacccaccttgccctcccaaagcgctgggattacaggtgtaagccactgggCTCGCTTGTTCAGTTTTAATTATAATGTTTAACACAACGGCTCAAATTCAAAATGTTTGTTGTTGATAGGAACTTTACCGTCTTTCAATACATACCTCTTAAAACATTATCATAAGTTCCCTGAAAATGAActgattttattataataatcacAAATATACTGATTGTCTATAGTTCTTACGTTattaaatacttaagaaaaacctataccaccaccaccaccttttaAAAGGATACTGACAAAGTCATCAAATCCTAGAAGAGTACCAACAATTTCCTTATCACTCTTCATCACAATGTGAATTCTTGATCCTATACATTTGTCCACAAGCTCTGAGgagggaaaaaatattattttaccattcattatttcaacaaatatttgagtgcctactGGCACTCTTACTTGCATATAGTGAAAGAAAAACCAGGAAAAACATTCATTCAATAACTTTAGGTCTTATAATACAAATCTCAGTTTAAGCACAGCATCTGGCGCGTAATGAGGATTCCAAAAGAGTCTGTGGCATGAAGGAATGAAAACTTTTCAATCACGGCCACGACCACTAGTTCAATCACTCTTCACCAGCTACAAAAACATAAGAGGAGATAGGTATAATTATATTCACCGGAAACTCTCCTGTCACTGCTTCCCTCCCCCAACTCTGTCTATCCTCTGTGCTCTGACGGCAGCTTGAACATCTCTTTAGCCAGCCTAGCATTATGTAGCAGGATGTCTACTTGTCCAGTATTCTCTCCTCCACTGGCTTGTGTGCTATTTGAAGGCAATGGCTATGGTTTAAGTTTATCGTTGAAAAATGCCCAGGCACGGTATCTCGTGTATAGATACTGTTActacttattgaatgaataaataacaaacagagcTAGTTTCCAGATTCCTCATTTAAGGCTCATTCCGGACCCGGGTGTTAGTGTCAACCATATACATAACATGGTCTATCTAATCTGGGGATCTCGAAAGCCAGGTTGAGAAGTTGGCCTACTACCTATCACACTGCAGAGGCGGGCTCACAACAAAGGAGGCCGACAACACGTTCACTAAATGTGGACCTTCTCCAGTGACGGTCTGCTTTGAGGAGTCAGAAATCCTTGCCCGGAGGAGCCCGACCACGTTAAAGAGCAGGGGCGGCCTGCTGCCTTGAAGACTTGGAGCCGAGAGTCGAACCGCATTTGGTCCTATACATTTCCCCACACTCGGCCAGGGCCTGCCTCGGAACAGCCCCTCGGCCCCTAATCCTGAACTTCAGCTCCCGGTTCCTGCTCCCCAAAGGACGGCGATTACCTAACGGCAGCAGCTGCGACGGGTTGGTAGTAGCGTTAGCCGCCATGGCTACGCCGGAAGTGGCCTGCCTTCATCGACGGTGGGACGACTTTGAAAAGCGCGCTTCCGCTTTTTGCGCAACCCATACAGGCTCGACCAATCTGAGGCCGAGCGTGCGATCTAGTCTATCGCGTGGATCGCGTTCACTGCCTTTTTTCCCAAGCAAGTGAGATCCGGTGAAATATTTCCTGCTCACTGGACATTGTACCATCTCGGCAGATACCCATTCTGCCCTCGAAGTTTTGGAGAGACGTTGAAGATATTTTGCCTTGTGAATAAATTGTTTCTGTAACCTTTGAGTCGTCTTCCCCCGTAAAGTTGCATTTCCTCTCAAGCCAGAATCTTCAAACCAGTATAAATCAATTCGTATTTCCTGCCATCAATTAACTGTTACATTTTTCGTCACAACTACTCATTAAAGAATctattgttactttttaaagtcCAGTGGATTGAAAGTCTGCAactagcctttttaaaaaacttttctttagTGGGGATTTAAAATacgttttttaaactttttactaCTTTAATTCATCGTTCTTCTCTTTTTATGTCtggtagttttatttattataggCTTTTAAATTCAGTTTCTTCAACAATTCTTGTCTAACAGGCGACCACCAGATGTCACTCTAAATTATTCCAGAAGTAGAAAATCATGCTTTCCACTTCTGTTTGAAAACAGCAAATTATCGGCCCTAgtctgttttatatttgtatccTAGGAAGTTAAAGCTAAACAGTctaggtcaggcgcagtggtgacgactgtaatcccagcactcagggaggcggaggcgggcagatcacctgaggtcaggagttcgagaccagcctgaccaacatgggtgaaaccccgtctctattaaaaatacaaaaattagctggacgtggtggcgtgtgcctgtagtcccagctactcgggaggcagaggcaggagaattgcttgaacccgagagacagaggttgcagtgagcctagatcatgccactgcactcaagcctgggcaacaagaacgaaactcttgtctcaaaaaataaagctaaGCAAGAAattcatcattcttcacagactGAGTTCCTCAAGGCTGAGAATTATGGGAAGCAGTAGTTTACATGATTAAATTTCGTTTTGATTTAAATGACTTTGGTTCAATTACCATGGTCAGTTATTTGACAATGGGcaagttattttaactttttaagtttcAATATACCCATTGGAAAAAATGGGGACAATAGTATCTACTCATAAGATTAATGTGAAGATTAATTGAGATAATCTATGAAAAGTGGTCAGCATAGGACATGGCACATAGTAAGCCCTTTTAAACGTGAGCTGTTATTACTTATCCTTGTTTCCTAATACATGATGTCTGGCTCAGAGTGAAGCTACATAAAGCTGGCATTGCTAGCTGGTTTTGcattcatcttatttttataacCAGACATAAGCCACTTTAAGGAagcaatttcttattttatacacTGTGCACACATTTTCAGGCATACTGTAGGGTCTAATGAATATTCTTTAAATTGACTCTCACTATTTCATTCATACCCGTCAACATTCTCCTTACTCTTCATAAGATTTTAAACACAAAGTAATGTCAAATTTGTTTGTGacgcttctttctttctctttctctttttttacttctttttgtcCAATCCTCATTTGGTTGAAACCCGCCTCTTTTcctggttttccttttctattcctattcctattttattttcctcataccATACTGATAGTATGGGCCAAATTCAAAACATTGTTGTTACTtgatagagtttttaaaaattagaaaaataggctgggcacagtggctcacgcctgtaatcccaacactttggggcaCCAAGGTGGacggattatgaggtcaagacatcaagaccatcctggtcaacatgttgaaaccccatctctactaaaaatacaaaaattagctgggcgtggtggcacacacctgtagtcccaggtactcaggaggctgaggcaggagagtcgcttgaagccggcagacggagattgcagtgagccaattgtgccctgccactgcactccagcctggcgacagagcgagactccatctcaaaaaaaaaaaaagaacagaataaacaTTAGCAATTTTGAATGCCACTAATAAAGAATAATCTCCTTATAATCTGAAAAAGGAGCAATATATAGTTCACTTACACAGTAGAGTTAATGGGGATTTCAGGAAGAgagtggtatttttattttattattttctctcctgAGGTGACACTCAAAAAGGAAGAATAGGCCAATTCCAAATGGAGAGTTGTTATGAACTTGAAAATATGTCATAGCTCTATGTCtcaatgatttttctccttttaagtcTTAAGTAGAAAACgtaaaatagaatttataatttatcataaaatacatgtaactaCCAAAGGCTCTTCGATGTATTATATGTTTAGAAAGGCATTTCTAATTTTCTCCCCTGAGTTAAatgagacattttattattttcccaataGACAATTGTCCTTGTGGACAATATCTTGTTAATGAATTTATTCTACATTAATACAACTCATTTAAAACGCAATGTAAGgtgtgcatggtggcaggcaactgtagccccacctactcaggaggctgaggcaagaggatcccttgagcccaggagtttgaggccagcctgggcaacatagcaacaccccatcatattttaaactttattaacctcactctgttacccaggcaggagtacagtggtgtgctcacaggctcaagtgatcctcccatctcagcctcctgagaagccagtaccacaggcatgtgccaccaagtccggctatttattttttattatattttgtagagatgaggtctcattacattgctcaggttgatctcgaactcttggactcaagtgatctacccgccttggcctcccaaagtgctgagattacaggtgtgagcggcCGGGCCCCACTTATATTCTAAACTCTTAAGTGGCCCAGTCTGTATATTTAGAGAcgaaaaaaattctggaaattccCTTGTTCACTTTCTCTCTCAATTTTCCcagttactttttctttctttctttctctctctctccctttctttctctttttgagatggagtctcactctgtcatctgggctggagtgcagtgtagtgacccgatctcagatcactgctacctccacctccggggttcaggcgattctcctgcctcagcctccctagtagctgggattacaggcatgcaccaccatgcccggctaatttttgtatttttagtagagatggggtttcaaccatgttgcccaggctggtctccaacttttggcctcaagtgatctgcccgcctcggcctcccaaagtactgggattacaggcatgagccactgtgcctggccctgtttttacatacatcttttttttttttttttttttttgaaaggaagtctccctcttgtcccccaggctggagtgcaatggcgcaatcttggctcactgcaacctccgcctcccaggttcaagcaattctcctgtcttagccctccgagtagctgggattacaggtgcctgctaccacgcctggctaatttttgtattttttagtagagatagagttttaccatgttggccaggctggtctagaactcctgacctcaggtgatccacccgccttggcctctcaaagtgctgggattacaggcatgagccaccacgcctggcccttatAGATATCTTTAAAAGGTGTTCAATTAGATGGTAATTTTAGCCATGTCAATTGTGGAAAATATCAAGACagtttatattaagaaaatattaatagttaacACATCCACAGTTGACATCTCGAAACAGttaatatattaagaaaacagtTAATATATTCTGCATACAGGGAGCAAtatagttttacagttttctgaGCCAATGCCAATAATTTTGTAATACAGAAATGTATAGCAACATCTTGAAAAATGTCTACAGTATTAGCATTAAAACAGTTCTATTGAATCACAGAAACTAAATTTGATTTAGGAAGCCTACTGTTTTTCTCCGCTATGCTTAGATTAGAACAGAGCTCCTTATTTTTCAAGACCAGAAGTGCAAAATATCATAGTTACTGTAGTAATCTCTAATTCTACTTGAAGCAGACTCCTATCCTTTAGGTTATTTGAAAACTGTCGTAGATAAGACTTGTTAAATCTGCTAGTGTTTCTAGAATGCACTTTAAATTGACATGAGattcactgctttaaaaaaaaaattgcagtacAGTCAGTAATTAAAAAACCCTGGTGACAACAGAACCCATATATTTTGTATtgaccttccttcctcccactccaCCAAAGCAGAAGCTAAAAACCTACAACCTACACATATCAACCTGCTCCTCCGCTGCTCATAACCATTTTTCAGGTGCAGAAGGAAGGGGTTGTGGGGGCTGGGCTTCATGTGGGGCAGGTGGGAGGAGTTGCAAAGGAGTCAGGTTGAGAGGCTTGGACTCTGCTTTCAAGGTAATAGGCTCAGAGTACTAAACCCAAAAAGAGatggaatgaaaataatattcttttaaaatcgCAGGACTAGAATAACCATTTTACAGGTATCCAAGTAAACTTCCTTTATTGTCAAGGATATTCGGTTTCAGGTTTTAAATGCGTCTCAGATTGCTAcacataatatttaaatgaaggggaaaaaagctctagaaacaaacaaacaagaattcTCGGGTAAGCAAGTAATTTAAAGGCTGAATACACAGATACGCAACCTCACCAGTATGCTCCATGTTATTACATATTTGAGAATAAGGACGGAGGCCACAGAGGCAAAGGTAAGGAGGTGAAGGAATCGGACACTCGGAGAGTGAATCGAAAAGATGccaaaaagcaaggaaaacagaaaagaagagggaagggggaaaactctaaggaggaaaaagagaaggcaaaagagaaggaaGTGCTTTGAGATTGAATCCAGGGAGGAAAAAGCAGGTGTGCCACGCCGCACCTCCAGGTCCCGCGGACACTACAGGCTCCGCAGGCCCAGCCGCCCAGGTCACGTAAGCCCCACCCCGCCGCTCCACGTCAAGGCCCCCTCCGGtcccccccccaaccccccgaACCCCTGCCCCCGTCCAGTCGATCGCTTTTTTCCTAGCCCCACCCCGTTCCCCCAGGCTCCACCTCGGTCTCTCAGAACGCCCCCCGTCAGGGCCCTCCCGGCCTTGCCCCGCCCCGCCTCGCCTCGCCGGCGGCTGCCGCCGCGTCAGGTGACAGCCCGGAAGCTGCGGAAGCGGATGAGAGAAGGGCGTCCGCGGCCCTGGGGGCGGGAGCTGCTCTCCCTCCACAGATCTCCCGGTGCGGCCCTCATGTGCTGCGCTCGCTGACACTCGAAATCCGCGGCTCTCCGCACACGGTGGGATTGTCAGACCCGCTGCCCTTGGCGGTCGAAGTCGTAGTGTGGGCCCGCGGCGGCCGCCCATGGAGAAGGCCAGGAGAGGCGGGGATGGCGCCCCCCGGGGACCCGTACTGCACATCGTGGTTGTTGGCTTTCACCATAAGAAGGGCTGCCAGGTGAGGAAAgggcccgcccccgcccccggccGTTCGGGCGTTCGCCCTTCCCGGCGCCCCCTGCCCTTCTTCTGTGTGCCCAGCTCGCGTCGTGGAGTCCTCCCCACAGCACCCGCGACCCTTCGCCTCTCAACCTGACTCCTTTGCAACTCCTCCCATCCGCCCCACATGAAGCCCAGCCCCCACAACCCCTTCCTTCTGCACCTGAAAAATGGTTATGAGCAGCGGAGGCGCAGATTGGTATGTGTAGGTTGTAGGATTTTAGCTTCTGCTTTGGTGGAGTGGGAGGAAGGAATCGAAGACCGGCCCCACTGTCTTGCCCGTCCATCATTGTCTCCACTGGCTTTCTGGGTGTCCACCTATAATGGGAGTCTAGAAAAATTCAGTGCTTGGACTCTGCTTTCAAGGTAATAGGCTCAGTGGGCTTGCATACTAATGCTTCAGGTAGCTTGCGCACCTGCAGCCTCTGTAGAAAAATCAGCTTCCTTTGTTTATCTGATGGAAGCCTTGGAATCTGTCGTGTTAAGTACGGTTGTCGATTAACCCTGCTTCCCCCTTCCCACTGGTCCTTAGTTTTGCTATTTCATCTTCTCCGGATTTTACCTTTTGGTGAGAGATTAATCTCTCCAGATCAACCGCAATAAGAGAAAGCGTATTACCGACCAAACCGTTCAAATATAAAGGCGTTTTTCAGCAGCCTCACTGAATCTTTAATCCATCATCTGAAATGGAATATTTGCGATCTGTATATTGAAGGcaagagaacaaaatagaaacaggATTATCTAATGAGCAAGCAAACACTGGAAGGGAATGATGTCATAATGTGCTAGTGAACAGTAAATTGAAATGCTTTTTTGaagtattaaaaatagtaatGGCCACCACTAGCTCATGAAGCGTTTAGTTTCTTGCATTCCGCAGGAAATGTAACATTTTAGAAGACGTATTGGCAAAAATTAAGTTCTCTAGGGAATAACAGAAAAATGATGGGAGTGAAAAAACTGTGTTTGTgcgtaattttgaaatatatcctCACACCTGTAGTGGCAGCACTTTTAGAGACTGAtatgaaaggatcacttgagctcaggagtttgagaccagcctgggtaacaaagggaaactgtctccacaaaaaattttaaaaattagctgcatgtgatagcgcacttgtagtcccagctagtcgggaggctaagttgggaagatctcttgagcccaggaggctgaggctacagtggcccttgatcccaccactgcactcccgcctggatgagagagcaagaccctgtctcaaaagaaaattttggcgccgggtgcggtggctcaattctgtaatcccagcactttgggaggccgaggcgagtggatcacctgaggtcaggagttcgagaccagcctggacaacatggtgaaacccccgcctctactgaaaatacaaaattagttgcacgtggtggcacatgcctgtaatcccagctacttgggaggctgagacacgagaatcgcttgaacccgggaggcagaggttgctgtgagccttgcactccagcctgggcaacaagagcgaaaaaaaaaagttttgaaaattgtGTATTACGTGCATAAGTCTTATAATGACTGGTCTAGAATCTGTTCTTTATAACCTGTACATCAGGTGTTTTTAGAGGCTTTAATTAAAGTATGTAAGATTTGCCCCAGGATAGATTAATCAGCTACCTAATTCTCCACGTTACTATTTTACTTCCAGGTGTAAAGGATTAGAGGTGTGTGGCTCATTGAGTTGTGACTCTGACTTCACGTGGTTTTAACTTGTGTGAGGGTACTTAGACTGCTCTTCCAAGTATTCAAAATTGCCGTGGGTCATGTTGACCATCCGTTCTTTCTGTGCGCTGAGATTGTGCATAGGGAAAATTCCTATACTTGGTCATAATTTGTAACTTTTAAATACAAGTGACTGAAGTAAAGCCTTTGTTTTAAAAGTGATGCCTTTCAACAGTCCGCTTGGTTAAGCATGATAACTTTGTCATTTGACACGGACCTCAAAGTAAAAGCCATCTTCTAATACTGCTGTTGAAGACCCAAAACTAGGCTTGTGGAAAATGTTAATTCATCTTGTTTCTTGCACTTTTCCACCTTTGAAGTcctcaaatgtattttaattcttcCCCCACTCCCccgacggagtctcgttctgtcaacccagatggagtgcagtgcagttGCGGGATCtcctgcaactttcacctcctgggttccagtgattctgctgcctcagcctcctgagtaactgggattacaggcatgcaccaccatacccggcttattttttatatttttggtagagacggggtttcaccaagttgaccaggctggtctaggactcctgacctcaagtgatccgcctgccttggcctcccaaagtgctgggattacaggcatcagacTTAAGCCACCGTGGCCGGCCTCagttgtattttaaatgaaaaatctttcATTGGAATTTAAATGAACATCTGTTACCTttatcatttgttcttttttttcacttttatttgggTAACTTGTGGAAGTGAATTATTCTGTAGATAGCGTGTTAGCCTCTAGATGTCATTTTTCTAGTTTACTGATATACTTaacatttagaacattttaagtgatttttttagtTCTACCATGACATTTAAAGTCgtttcaaaatatttactcaTTTCAACTTTTTACtgaattgtttaaaatttaatatttaacaaggGATAATAATTAACAAGGgataatttaacatttaacaaGGGATAATaagtgtggccgggcgcggtggttcacgcctgtaatctttgGGAGGCTCAAGTGAGGCGgattatttgagctcaggagtttgagaccagcctaggcaatatagcggAACCCCATCTcccctaaaaatataaacattagctggacgtggtggcgtttgcctgtaatcccagctactcaggaggctgaggcgggagatttgcttgaatctgggaggcggaggttgcagtgagccaagatctccctactgcactccaacctgggtgacagtgagaccctgtctcaaacaaaacaaacaaaaatttatctGACATTAGACCCTTTGGcatgaaataatttatgaataccTTCTCTGTAGTAAATTGGCTTGTTGTAGATTGTGTATTCCAGAGTTTTGTTTGTTccaatatataaagtatatttgtCGAACTACCATAATTTTTTGCTAAGTAGCATCAAATGTATATCACATTAACTCATTAACTCTTATGGTTTTTTTCACAAACAGGATAGAACTTTTTTAACTACTCAAGTTAAAAGGGAATAGGTTATTTTCCAAAGAGATgtcataaaaagttaaaataaatttttgaccACTTTTCTGATAGTTTGTTTTGTATACATAGCTAGCAGTTTTGTCTTAAATAAACTGGATTTACCAAACTCTATTTCTAATACAAAAAAAGAGgagtaacaatttttttttttttaattatactctaagttctgagatacatgggcagaacattcaggtttgttacataggtatacatgtgtcatggtggtttgctgcataaCCAGTCGTCTAGATTTTAACCCCCGTATCCATTAGGTATttgccctaatgctctccctccctttgccccccatcccccaacaggtgccagtctgtgatgttcccctccctgtgtctgtgtgttctcattgttcaactcccacttatgagtgagaacatgtggtgtttggttttctgttcctgtgtttgctgagaatgatggtttccagcttcatccatgtctctgcaaaggacatgaactcattctttttcgtggctgcatagtattccatggtgtgtatgtaccacattttctttatccagtctatcattgatgaccatttgggttggttccaagtctttgctattgtgaatagtgctgcaataaacatacgtgtgcatgtgtctttatagtagaatgatgtataatcctttgggtatatacccagtaatgggattgctgggtcaaatgatatttctggttctagatccttgaggaatcaccactgtcttccacaatggttggactaatttacacttccaccaacagtgtaaaagtgttcctatttctccacatcctctccagcatctgttgtttcctgacattttaacgatcaccattctaactggcatgagatggtatctgatggttttgatttgcatttctctaatgaccagtgatgatgagcttttttccatatatttgttggccgcatagataccttcttttgagaagtgtctgttcatatcctttgcccactttttgatggggttgtttgttttttttcttgtaaatttatttaagttccttgtagagtctggatattagacctttgtcagatgggtagattgcaaaaattttctcccattctataggttgcctgttcactctaatgctagtttctttggctgtacagaagctctttagtttaattagatctcatttgtcaattttggcttttgttgcaattacttttggtgttttagtcatgaagttttgcccatgcctatatcctgaatggtattgcctaggttttcttctagggtttttatggttttaggtcttagtttaagtctttaatccatcctctgttaatttttgtataaggtgtaaagaaggggtctagttaaagttttctgcatatggcttgcctgttttcccagcaacacttattaaatagagaatcctttccctgttgcttatttttgtcaagtttgtcaaagagcagatggctgtagatgtgtggtgttatttctgagacctctgttctgtcccattggtctatatgtctaaaAAGCAGAAGTATAAAAGAGCTAGAACTAATCTTAACACTATTCCATCAGTGAAGAAAGCAACCAGCAGCAGTGTAGAGAATGGCAGATTTTCCCATCAGTGTGAGTGAACTGGTCACAAAGTCTCCATGGGGTAGCAGAATGTTGCATTGCAAATTTAGAAATGGGTTGATATTAGGGGGATTGTTTATGTTGGGGTGTTACAACTATACTAAAGCCCTGAGTGATTCAGGTTTTGGTGACAGATGACTCACTGTCAAGCCTTTTTTGGCACCTGCTATTAATGAAATCCTGTGGTGACAATAATGAAACATTTGGGAGGGTTTGTTTGATTCTTGTTGAAATAAGTAGTTCTTGGAaccagaaagaaaactgaagggTTAGCAGTTAAGGAAGAATAACCTTTTAAGATTCTTTTTAGCTGCTAGTTTTACAGAAACTTTGTTGTGAAACAAGATTGCATTTTCTGGCCCTTCACTgcacttttatttcttcaactttAATATTTTGGTAGACAGTTTTTCCTGATTTTGGCCATgctttttgtatgtggtgaaattATGAAAATCTCTGACCTAGCAGGGCTGCAGCAGTGACGGAACAATGGAATAGTTTTCATTCAGGCTTTGACATTGTGACTAAGTGGAGTGGGTGTCAACTTGTGTACCtgaacttagaaataaaaatatcaagaagatTCCTTCGTTCTCTTATGGGTCCTCCCAGCTAGCAAGAATGTGCCTAATTCCTTTCTTTGGCTTAAACCTTTGATCCCTAGTAAAATACTTATACACCATGAGTAATCGTCTACTTCATGTCATTGATATGATTCAGATCCTTTGCTGAACGCAGATTTTTGCTAAAGGGAAGGCTGCAGAAGGGCCCTAATCTACTAGGGATGGACAACAGGAAGATGCAAACACATAGGGAGAAGAGTCTACTTACCTACTTAATTTTAAGACTGCTCTGATTTTATATGGATTAAGAACTCAGGTTCTCCCTAAGATATTTTTAGAGGATGTTATCTAAGCTGACGTTTTTGGCGgtttttaaatcatatttcagtatttttgaaaa
This window harbors:
- the LSM5 gene encoding U6 snRNA-associated Sm-like protein LSm5 isoform X2 — translated: MQVRVPVGTQIFVEIMNGKIIFFPSSELVDKCIGSRIHIVMKSDKEIVGTLLGFDDFVNMVLEDVTEFEITPEGRRITKLDQILLNGNNITMLVPGGEGPEV
- the LSM5 gene encoding U6 snRNA-associated Sm-like protein LSm5 isoform X1, producing the protein MAANATTNPSQLLPLELVDKCIGSRIHIVMKSDKEIVGTLLGFDDFVNMVLEDVTEFEITPEGRRITKLDQILLNGNNITMLVPGGEGPEV